A part of Chloroflexota bacterium genomic DNA contains:
- a CDS encoding acetyl ornithine aminotransferase family protein: MKPLKLPGPKAQAIIERDRQFISPSYPRGYPFVMDHGAGTEVWDVDGNRFLDFAAGIAVVATGHSHPQVVQAIQKQAENFIHISSDFYHESWVRLAEKLNEIAPFEGPACSFMTNSGTESVESAIKLARYHTGRSQFIGFLGAFHGRTMGAVSFTASKSHYKGGFFPLMNGVVHVPFPDPYRPVLVQRKGEGYGEAVVRYIEEEILARIVPPRDIAGFLIEPIQGEGGYIVPPPDFFPALRKLCDKHGILMIADEVQSGMGRTGKWWAIENFDVEPDIITSAKGIASGVPLGAMIAKKELMDWPKGSHGNTYGGNPLSCVASLATIDLIQKQYLKNAKDIGDYAQDVLAEIMARHPSIGIVRGIGLMIGVEFVLDHETKEPAVALRDDVVDFAFERGLLTLGCGQSVIRIAPPLSVTKSEVDDAMAIFEEAITLAEKKHGLI, encoded by the coding sequence ATGAAACCGCTTAAGCTACCGGGGCCAAAAGCGCAAGCGATTATCGAACGCGACCGGCAATTTATTTCACCCTCTTACCCGCGGGGGTATCCCTTTGTGATGGATCATGGCGCAGGGACGGAAGTCTGGGATGTTGACGGAAACAGGTTCCTCGACTTCGCAGCAGGAATCGCGGTTGTTGCCACCGGACACAGCCATCCCCAGGTTGTTCAAGCCATCCAGAAACAAGCGGAAAATTTCATTCATATCTCATCAGATTTCTATCACGAATCCTGGGTGCGTTTGGCGGAAAAGCTGAACGAAATCGCGCCCTTTGAAGGTCCTGCCTGTTCCTTCATGACCAATTCAGGCACCGAAAGCGTTGAATCAGCCATCAAACTGGCCCGATATCACACCGGACGCTCACAGTTCATCGGCTTTCTCGGTGCTTTTCATGGGCGGACAATGGGAGCCGTTTCGTTTACCGCCAGCAAATCCCATTACAAAGGTGGCTTTTTCCCCTTGATGAATGGGGTTGTGCATGTGCCTTTCCCCGATCCCTATCGGCCTGTACTCGTGCAGCGCAAAGGCGAAGGTTATGGCGAAGCGGTGGTCCGTTATATTGAAGAAGAGATCCTGGCTCGGATCGTGCCGCCAAGAGATATCGCCGGCTTCTTGATCGAACCAATCCAGGGTGAAGGCGGTTACATCGTACCACCCCCGGATTTCTTCCCCGCGTTGCGAAAACTCTGCGATAAACACGGCATCCTGATGATTGCCGACGAAGTCCAATCCGGTATGGGCCGCACCGGTAAGTGGTGGGCCATTGAGAATTTCGATGTGGAACCGGATATCATCACCAGCGCCAAAGGGATCGCCTCCGGCGTTCCGTTGGGCGCAATGATCGCCAAGAAAGAGCTCATGGACTGGCCGAAGGGCTCCCACGGGAACACCTATGGCGGCAACCCATTGTCGTGCGTTGCCTCCCTGGCAACCATTGACCTGATCCAAAAGCAATATCTCAAGAACGCTAAGGACATCGGAGACTACGCCCAGGATGTTCTGGCCGAGATTATGGCCCGACATCCCAGCATCGGCATTGTGCGCGGCATCGGGCTGATGATCGGGGTGGAATTCGTCCTTGACCATGAAACCAAGGAACCTGCCGTCGCTTTGCGCGATGATGTTGTCGATTTCGCCTTTGAGCGAGGTCTGCTGACCCTGGGCTGCGGGCAAAGTGTGATCCGCATTGCGCCACCGCTGTCTGTCACGAAGAGTGAAGTGGATGATGCCATGGCAATCTTTGAAGAAGCGATCACCCTGGCCGAAAAGAAACACGGCC
- a CDS encoding triose-phosphate isomerase — protein sequence MRKMFVAGNWKMNMTIADAKALVTEMLPELEQIPNVDMAVCPSYLAVPAVAELCKGSKVKVGAQNVYWEEKGAYTGEVAPGMVAEICDYVIVGHSERRQYFGETDETVNKRLKAALAVGLKVIVCVGETLEENESGQTQSVVSRQLKGGLADITAEQAESITIAYEPVWAIGTGRSATPEDANNVHKDVIRPLLKELFGEARAESMRIQYGGSIKPGNAKELFSMSDIDGGLIGGAALKAASFWAIVKAASEV from the coding sequence ATGCGTAAAATGTTTGTTGCTGGAAACTGGAAAATGAATATGACCATTGCGGACGCCAAAGCCTTGGTGACCGAAATGCTGCCTGAATTGGAACAGATTCCTAATGTGGATATGGCTGTTTGCCCGTCCTACCTGGCCGTCCCCGCTGTTGCAGAACTCTGCAAGGGCAGCAAGGTGAAGGTTGGCGCACAGAATGTCTATTGGGAAGAAAAAGGGGCTTACACCGGTGAGGTGGCTCCCGGCATGGTGGCGGAAATTTGTGACTATGTGATCGTCGGCCACTCAGAACGCCGCCAGTACTTTGGTGAGACGGATGAAACCGTGAATAAACGGCTCAAAGCTGCACTGGCTGTTGGTTTGAAGGTGATCGTCTGCGTGGGTGAGACTCTTGAGGAAAATGAATCAGGTCAGACCCAGTCAGTCGTTTCCCGCCAGCTCAAGGGCGGTCTGGCTGACATTACCGCGGAACAGGCTGAAAGCATTACGATTGCCTATGAACCCGTTTGGGCAATCGGCACCGGCCGTTCAGCAACCCCTGAAGATGCCAACAACGTGCATAAAGACGTTATTCGTCCGTTGCTCAAGGAACTGTTTGGTGAGGCTCGCGCCGAATCCATGCGGATCCAATATGGCGGCTCCATCAAACCCGGAAACGCGAAGGAACTCTTCTCGATGTCCGATATTGATGGCGGTTTGATCGGTGGCGCTGCGCTCAAGGCTGCTTCCTTCTGGGCGATCGTCAAGGCTGCTTCCGAAGTCTAA
- the gap gene encoding type I glyceraldehyde-3-phosphate dehydrogenase, which produces MAIRVGINGFGRIGRQVLKAIKERHPDALEVVAVNDLFDADINAYLFKHDSNYGIYNGTVEVKEGNIVVDGKEIKVLSERNPNNLPWKQLGVDIVIESTGVFRDGKSTDAKPGADAHIVGGGAKKVIISAPAKNEDFTVVLGVNDELYDPEKHNIVSNASCTTNCLAPAAKIVHDNFTIKRGLMTTIHSYTNDQKILDLAHKDKRRSRAAALNIIPTTTGAAKAVALVIPDLKGKFDGYALRVPTPTVSIVDFVAETEKPTTAEELNSLFKAASEGAMNGILGYSTEALVSMDLKGDSHSSIIDADLTTVMDGNFVKVVTWYDNEWGYSCRTSDLAALMAKYL; this is translated from the coding sequence ATGGCAATTAGAGTTGGTATTAATGGTTTCGGCCGCATTGGCCGTCAGGTCTTGAAAGCGATTAAGGAACGACATCCCGACGCGCTGGAAGTTGTGGCAGTCAATGACTTATTTGACGCAGACATTAATGCGTATTTATTCAAACATGACTCCAACTATGGCATTTATAATGGCACCGTGGAAGTCAAAGAGGGCAACATCGTTGTGGATGGCAAGGAAATCAAAGTCCTTTCCGAACGCAACCCTAATAACTTACCCTGGAAGCAGCTGGGTGTGGATATCGTCATCGAATCCACCGGTGTATTCCGCGATGGTAAGAGCACCGATGCCAAACCCGGCGCTGATGCACACATCGTTGGCGGCGGCGCCAAGAAGGTCATCATCTCTGCTCCAGCGAAGAATGAAGATTTCACGGTCGTGTTGGGCGTCAATGACGAACTCTATGACCCCGAGAAGCACAACATCGTTTCCAATGCCTCTTGTACAACCAACTGTTTGGCCCCCGCAGCCAAGATTGTGCATGACAACTTCACCATCAAACGCGGTTTGATGACCACGATCCACTCCTACACCAATGATCAGAAGATCCTGGACCTGGCTCATAAAGACAAACGCCGCTCCCGCGCTGCTGCCCTGAACATTATCCCCACCACCACCGGCGCTGCCAAGGCTGTTGCCCTGGTGATCCCTGACCTCAAGGGCAAATTCGATGGTTATGCGCTGCGCGTTCCCACCCCCACCGTTTCCATTGTGGACTTCGTTGCTGAAACTGAAAAACCCACCACCGCTGAAGAACTGAATTCTCTCTTCAAGGCTGCTTCTGAAGGCGCCATGAACGGCATTTTGGGTTATTCCACCGAAGCTTTGGTTTCCATGGACCTCAAGGGCGATTCCCATTCCTCCATCATCGATGCTGACTTGACCACCGTTATGGATGGCAACTTCGTCAAAGTCGTGACCTGGTACGACAATGAATGGGGTTACTCCTGCCGGACTTCCGACCTCGCAGCATTGATGGCGAAGTATCTCTAG
- a CDS encoding YvcK family protein, which yields MQEPNKGFFSRLWDNIRRELQWFRPGLGYKRWLILVFLGTTLLSVGLALFLLDIYRNAPETWWLPVLSTLSLRFLDRPIRVIIFGGIGVILVMVGVWGSNRSLLRPFVPPGKPLIEALESYRRRDRGPRVVVIGGGHGLAALLRGLKEYTHNLTAIVTVADDGGSSGEIRRDMGILPPGDIRNCLAAMSNNEDLLSQVFQYRFTTGKGLEGHSLGNLFITALTEVTGSFEEAVAESGRVLAVYGQVLPATLTDVRLLADLEDKNGKIIHVSGETNIRETEGKVKQVWLDPANTPAFPPAISAILSADLILIGPGSLYSSMLPNLLVRDLSEAVRASRALKFFICNVATERGETDGFSCYDHVRTVEEHVGEGMFDLVICNNHFKGHLGHDVEWVRMDQKLIEHTAVYCGDLIDPDYPWRHNSTLLAKTVMNLFYERTGPLIE from the coding sequence ATGCAAGAACCGAATAAGGGCTTTTTCTCCCGGCTTTGGGATAATATCCGCCGGGAATTGCAATGGTTTCGACCGGGTCTGGGGTATAAGCGCTGGTTGATCCTCGTTTTTTTAGGGACAACGCTCTTGAGCGTTGGCCTTGCATTGTTCTTATTGGATATCTATCGTAACGCACCAGAAACCTGGTGGCTTCCCGTTCTCTCAACTTTATCACTGCGCTTCCTTGACCGTCCCATCCGGGTGATCATTTTCGGTGGGATTGGTGTGATTCTGGTGATGGTTGGTGTTTGGGGTTCCAACCGTTCCTTGCTGCGGCCCTTTGTCCCGCCCGGCAAGCCCCTGATTGAGGCACTGGAAAGTTACAGGCGCAGAGATCGCGGCCCCCGGGTCGTGGTGATCGGCGGGGGGCATGGCCTGGCGGCTTTGTTGCGCGGGCTCAAGGAATATACCCATAACCTTACGGCCATCGTGACTGTGGCGGATGACGGTGGCTCTTCTGGTGAGATCCGGCGGGATATGGGAATCCTGCCGCCAGGTGATATCCGTAACTGTCTGGCTGCGATGAGCAACAACGAGGATTTGTTATCTCAAGTCTTCCAATACCGCTTTACGACGGGGAAGGGGTTGGAGGGACACTCTCTCGGCAACCTCTTCATCACTGCGCTGACCGAAGTAACCGGCAGCTTTGAGGAAGCCGTGGCGGAATCAGGCCGGGTTTTGGCGGTCTATGGTCAGGTTTTACCTGCGACGTTGACCGATGTGCGTTTGCTGGCCGACCTGGAAGATAAGAATGGCAAAATCATCCACGTCTCCGGTGAGACTAATATCCGTGAGACGGAAGGCAAAGTGAAGCAAGTCTGGCTGGACCCAGCCAACACTCCTGCTTTTCCCCCAGCGATTTCAGCCATTCTCAGCGCTGACCTAATCCTGATTGGCCCAGGCAGCCTCTATTCCAGTATGCTGCCCAACCTTTTAGTGCGGGACCTCTCAGAAGCCGTCCGTGCCAGCCGGGCTTTGAAGTTTTTCATCTGCAACGTTGCCACTGAACGTGGTGAGACGGATGGATTCAGCTGCTATGACCATGTTAGGACGGTTGAAGAGCATGTCGGCGAGGGGATGTTTGATCTGGTGATTTGCAATAACCACTTCAAGGGTCACCTGGGTCATGATGTGGAATGGGTCAGGATGGACCAGAAACTGATTGAGCATACAGCCGTTTATTGTGGTGACCTGATCGATCCAGACTATCCCTGGCGCCATAATTCCACTCTGTTGGCTAAGACGGTGATGAATTTATTCTATGAACGCACCGGCCCGCTGATAGAATAA
- the upp gene encoding uracil phosphoribosyltransferase, whose amino-acid sequence MENVFESQHPLVKHKLTLLRSVTTEPKKFRELVRELGALLTYEATADLATSKVDVTTPMVQAQGDHLKEQIGLVPILRAGLGMVEGVWELMPSAEVWHIGLYRDERTLKPVAYYNKLPVAPTVAVCLILDPMLATGGSAVATVDILKNWGVNKIKFVGLIGAPEGIQRLHEAHPDVPIHLAAIDDHLNENGYIVPGLGDAGDRQFGT is encoded by the coding sequence ATGGAAAATGTATTTGAATCGCAACACCCATTAGTGAAACATAAACTGACCCTGCTGCGGTCGGTAACCACCGAACCCAAGAAATTCCGCGAACTGGTGCGGGAGCTGGGCGCATTATTGACATACGAGGCCACCGCCGACCTTGCAACCAGCAAAGTGGACGTGACCACCCCGATGGTCCAGGCCCAGGGTGACCACCTGAAAGAGCAGATTGGCCTGGTGCCGATCCTGCGGGCCGGGCTGGGCATGGTGGAAGGCGTCTGGGAATTGATGCCCTCCGCTGAGGTCTGGCATATTGGCCTGTACCGTGATGAGCGCACCCTGAAACCCGTGGCGTATTACAACAAACTACCCGTGGCCCCCACCGTGGCAGTCTGCCTGATCCTTGACCCGATGCTGGCCACCGGCGGCTCCGCTGTAGCCACAGTAGATATCCTCAAAAACTGGGGCGTAAACAAGATCAAGTTTGTGGGGCTGATCGGTGCCCCGGAAGGCATCCAGCGCCTGCACGAAGCTCATCCTGACGTGCCGATTCACCTGGCGGCGATTGATGACCACCTGAACGAGAATGGTTACATTGTCCCCGGCCTGGGCGATGCCGGGGACCGCCAGTTTGGCACCTAA
- a CDS encoding phosphoglycerate kinase, giving the protein MFNKKMVTDFDVKGKRVLVRVDFNVPLKDGQVADDTRIKAALPTINYLVENGAAVVLCSHLGRPKGEAKPEFSLKPVAEYLGGLISAPVKYAEDCIGPKADEAAAALKAGKVLVLENTRFHAGEKKNDPEMAKALASLAELYVDDAFGTSHRAHASNVGVTEYLPAAAGFLLEKEIQYLGNTIADPKRPFVAILGGAKVSDKIGVIENLLDKADKILIGGGMANTFFKAQGFDMADSLVEEDALETAKMLLAKAGGKLVLPVDVVIADAFAEDANAKTMDLGDVPAGWRILDIGPKTVAAFDEIISKAGTVVWNGPMGVFEFDKFAKGTFAVADALAKSDAISIVGGGDSASAIQKSGLADKITHISTGGGASLEMLEGKVLPGLAALNDK; this is encoded by the coding sequence ATGTTCAATAAGAAAATGGTTACTGATTTTGATGTGAAGGGTAAGAGAGTCCTGGTGCGCGTGGACTTCAATGTCCCTTTGAAAGATGGCCAGGTTGCTGATGACACCCGCATCAAAGCCGCTTTGCCCACCATCAACTACCTGGTGGAAAATGGCGCGGCCGTGGTCCTTTGTTCGCATTTGGGGCGCCCCAAAGGTGAGGCGAAGCCTGAATTCAGCCTCAAACCCGTTGCGGAATATCTCGGTGGTCTGATCTCAGCCCCGGTCAAATATGCAGAAGACTGCATCGGCCCCAAGGCTGATGAAGCTGCCGCTGCATTGAAAGCCGGTAAGGTTCTCGTTTTGGAGAACACCCGCTTCCATGCTGGTGAGAAGAAGAATGACCCTGAGATGGCGAAAGCCCTGGCTTCTTTGGCGGAGCTTTATGTGGATGATGCCTTTGGTACTTCCCACCGGGCGCATGCTTCGAACGTGGGCGTGACGGAATATCTCCCCGCAGCCGCCGGTTTCCTTTTGGAAAAGGAAATCCAATATCTTGGCAATACGATTGCCGACCCCAAACGCCCCTTTGTGGCGATCCTGGGCGGCGCCAAGGTCAGTGACAAGATCGGCGTGATCGAGAACCTGCTGGATAAAGCCGACAAGATCCTGATCGGTGGCGGCATGGCCAACACCTTCTTCAAGGCACAGGGCTTTGACATGGCCGATTCACTGGTTGAAGAGGATGCCCTTGAAACAGCCAAGATGCTGCTCGCCAAAGCGGGCGGTAAGCTGGTGCTGCCGGTGGATGTGGTCATTGCCGATGCCTTTGCGGAAGACGCCAATGCCAAGACAATGGACCTTGGCGATGTGCCCGCTGGCTGGCGGATCCTTGATATCGGCCCCAAGACGGTTGCCGCTTTCGATGAGATTATCAGCAAAGCTGGCACCGTGGTCTGGAATGGACCGATGGGCGTCTTTGAGTTTGATAAGTTTGCCAAGGGTACCTTTGCCGTTGCTGATGCGCTGGCCAAGAGCGACGCGATCAGCATTGTAGGTGGCGGCGATTCCGCTTCCGCTATCCAAAAATCCGGCCTGGCCGACAAGATCACCCATATCTCCACGGGTGGCGGTGCCTCGCTGGAAATGCTGGAAGGCAAGGTTCTCCCTGGCCTGGCAGCCTTGAACGATAAATAG